In Torulaspora globosa chromosome 1, complete sequence, a genomic segment contains:
- the MTG2 gene encoding putative GTPase MTG2 (ancestral locus Anc_5.70): MRAAFRSSVVRLDLRFFSQESLKAPDNAPRAAANEQWLDHLKKSKRDPRIASNLSESREELTDDTHQSNEFPINILSIPPETHYINVESSLANFTSMKYLGTFNKHKHRQGNFADVRIIKCRSGGGGDGAVSFFRDAGRSIGPPDGGDGGDGGSIYVQAVEGLNSLSKLRTTYIAEDGSNGGADQLDGARGKDMLITVPVGTVIRWCMDPKSTRDFIQKQRPSSGNGSSVRSVLHKSMVKLQCRGRFELDPIPRCIQLFRNSYRPGEGWIFKGKDEVYHNDKEWFIDLNKKVESYDMSLYDTELEEDTFPLFGLDLGKPTKKPICLLKGGKGGLGNMHFLTNLIRNPRFAKSGRAGLEQYFMLELKSIADLGLVGLPNAGKSTILNRISNARPRIGHWEFTTLTPTIGTIDLGLGEACFTVADIPGIVKDASNDKGLGLEFLRHIERSRGWVFVISIANDDPMADLQTLINELGGIEKAKSKNVLVVCNKADIDFDKEHPINKFNEIAEFCKEHSWDILPMSALKGENVDILVKKMAKCAQATGHF, from the coding sequence ATGCGAGCAGCTTTTAGGAGCTCCGTGGTCCGGTTAGACCTCAGATTCTTCAGCCAAGAGTCCCTCAAAGCTCCAGATAATGCACCAAGGGCAGCTGCCAATGAGCAATGGcttgatcatttgaagaaatcgaaaAGGGACCCCAGGATAGCGTCTAATTTGTCTGAAAGCCGTGAAGAGCTGACAGACGACACTCACCAATCAAATGAATTCCCGATCAACATTCTCTCCATCCCTCCTGAGACGCATTACATCAATGTAGAGAGCTCGCTGGCAAACTTTACGTCCATGAAGTACCTGGGGACCTTTAACAAGCATAAACATAGACAAGGTAACTTTGCAGATGTGAGGATCATCAAGTGTCGAAGTGGTGGTGGAGGCGACGGCGCAGtctccttcttcagagatGCCGGCAGGTCGATAGGCCCGCCTGATGGCGGTGATGGAGGTGACGGTGGTAGCATCTACGTGCAGGCTGTGGAAGGTTTAAACTCGTTGTCAAAGCTTAGAACGACTTATATCGCGGAGGATGGCTCGAATGGCGGGGCAGATCAACTGGATGGTGCTCGCGGTAAAGATATGCTGATCACTGTACCGGTGGGTACGGTGATCCGATGGTGCATGGATCCCAAGTCTACTCGGGATTTCATACAGAAGCAGAGACCGAGCTCTGGAAATGGGTCATCTGTGAGGTCAGTATTGCATAAAAGCATGGTGAAATTGCAATGCAGGGGAAGATTCGAGCTGGATCCCATTCCGCGATGTATTCAGCTATTCAGAAATAGCTATAGACCGGGAGAAGGATGGATCTTTAAGGGGAAGGATGAAGTCTATCATAACGATAAGGAGTGGTTTATAGATCTAAACAAGAAAGTCGAGTCATATGATATGAGCTTGTATGACACAGAACTCGAGGAAGACACATTCCCTCTATTTGGCCTTGATCTAGGCAAACCTACCAAGAAGCCTATTTGCCTGCTCAAGGGCGGAAAAGGTGGTCTTGGGAACATGCACTTTTTGACCAATCTAATCAGAAACCCAAGGTTTGCAAAATCCGGGAGGGCAGGTCTGGAGCAGTATTTTATGCTGGAACTCAAAAGCATTGCTGATTTGGGCCTAGTTGGCCTGCCAAATGCCGGAAAATCCACCATCCTGAACAGAATCTCCAATGCGCGCCCAAGGATCGGACACTGGGAATTTACAACTTTGACACCTACCATAGGAACAATTGATTTGGGCTTGGGAGAGGCGTGTTTCACGGTTGCTGATATTCCCGGTATTGTGAAGGATGCTTCCAACGACAAAGGTTTGGGTTTGGAATTCCTGAGGCACATTGAACGTTCTAGAGGCTGGGTATTCGTAATTAGCATTGCTAATGATGACCCTATGGCTGACTTACAGACTCTCATCAATGAGTTGGGTGGAATagagaaagcaaagagtAAGAATGTGCTCGTTGTTTGCAACAAGGCTGACATCGATTTCGACAAGGAGCATCCTATAAACAAATTTAACGAAATCGCAGAATTCTGTAAAGAACACAGCTGGGACATCTTACCGATGAGTGCGCTAAAAGGAGAAAATGTTGACATtctggtgaagaaaatggCCAAGTGCGCCCAAGCCACCGGGCATTTCTAG
- the THP2 gene encoding Thp2p (ancestral locus Anc_5.71) has protein sequence MDNSCFERLCEQEQALHENYRHLNSVFRVLHELTDTSKDESAQMDTLESLSDEYSSLVASSVDLRFSKYQARESQVAALQRTRRNSNYARLQSVENLAEFITLLENISRNYLTYVNLLKRLSIDLVKEIEIADPSVTEFVVDKWNPPKSLQPILEDLGDCNTDPQAAVARLDGYLDQIKMERAKYTIENRHSLQGILRDLNKEVSDWRKEWDSIENWMFGDSAHSMKKMLQNIDSLKSKLQRQERLENGTDSQVANAS, from the coding sequence ATGGACAATAGTTGTTTTGAAAGGCTATGTGAGCAGGAGCAAGCACTGCATGAAAACTATAGGCATTTGAATTCTGTGTTCAGGGTTTTACACGAACTAACCGATACCAGCAAGGATGAATCGGCTCAAATGGACACTCTGGAGTCATTGTCAGACGAATACAGCTCCCTGGTGGCGAGTTCAGTTGATCTAAGATTTTCAAAATACCAAGCGAGGGAATCTCAGGTCGCCGCTTTGCAGAGAACTCGACGTAATAGCAATTACGCAAGACTACAAAGCGTCGAGAATCTGGCGGAATTTATCACATTACTAGAAAACATCAGCAGAAATTACTTGACTTATGTCAACCTGCTGAAGCGGTTATCGATCGATCTGGTGaaagaaattgaaataGCAGATCCCAGTGTGACGGAATTCGTGGTGGACAAGTGGAATCCTCCTAAGAGCCTACAGCCGATATTGGAGGACCTAGGAGACTGTAACACAGACCCCCAAGCCGCGGTAGCTCGCTTGGATGGATATTTAGACCAGATCAAGATGGAACGCGCTAAGTACACTATTGAGAATAGACACTCCCTGCAAGGCATTTTACGTGACCTAAACAAAGAAGTAAGTGACTGGAGGAAAGAATGGGACTCGATAGAGAATTGGATGTTTGGTGACAGTGCTCATTCCatgaagaaaatgctgCAGAATATAGATTCTCTGAAGTCAAAACTGCAGCGTCAAGAGCGACTCGAAAATGGCACAGATAGCCAAGTGGCTAATGCCAGTTAG
- the CDC23 gene encoding anaphase promoting complex subunit CDC23 (ancestral locus Anc_5.72), protein MNLEDQIQVVQDIRLSLRRSATKLSKLKLYKSSKWAAEALCGMIELSSLTVSDAAGSASRDGNDTREDNQGYQDFSELSEQEYDLYLLASTLFDCKEFDRCAFFLKDVSNPCLKFLKLYAEYLSWDSKVRNSTEDILTSGKTPRHMIRNANHANDSNRELGSRGASKSPLSGDGQQADSPVIMKELTSFLEKTETQETGSNIGIALLYYLKGILLKHDDNKSEASSCFLRSLSLYSYNWTCWVELLDCLSRSDESLLLLKHIESKLKLQSNDNIRSQSSIQDNAMMKFFRVALFQEFSGNVDVFLEELHYLHSIFPNFTYLKAQNALINYNYMDYGNAESLFDQIVKSDPYRLDDLDTYSNILYVMQKHSKLAYLAQFTSHVDKFRPETCCAIANYYSARQEHEKSIMYFRRALTLNRNCTSAWTLMGHEFVELRNSHAAIECYRRAVDINPKDFKAWYGLGQAYEVLDMYLYSLYYFQKACTLKPLDRRMWQALASCYSKVGNRQEAIKCYERALQLSLNVDQDSVLFYRLAELYEQIHDVANCKKFMVRCVDVEEATEGLITDETAKARLWLAKFEAKRKNYEQAYNYAVGVSHGTSQEIEEARSIARECRQRIQ, encoded by the coding sequence AtgaatcttgaagatcagatCCAAGTTGTACAAGATATTAGACTGAGTCTGAGAAGATCAGCAACCAAGCTGTCTAAATTGAAGCTGTACAAATCTTCGAAATGGGCTGCCGAAGCATTGTGTGGCATGATAGAGCTTTCGAGTCTCACCGTATCAGATGCAGCTGGTTCTGCTAGTAGGGATGGGAACGATACGAGAGAGGACAACCAAGGTTATCAGGATTTCTCGGAACTTTCAGAGCAGGAGTACGACCTGTATTTATTGGCATCGACGCTGTTCGATTGTAAAGAATTTGATCGGTGTGCATTCTTCCTTAAAGATGTTTCAAATCCTTGTCTGAAGTTCCTCAAACTGTATGCTGAATATCTCAGCTGGGACAGCAAAGTTCGAAACAGTACGGAAGATATTCTAACGTCTGGCAAGACACCGAGGCATATGATCCGCAATGCAAATCACGCGAATGATTCCAATAGAGAACTTGGATCGCGAGGGGCCTCCAAATCCCCGCTGTCAGGCGATGGGCAACAAGCAGACTCGCCTGTTATCATGAAGGAATTAACGTCCTTCCTCGAAAAGACTGAAACGCAGGAGACGGGCTCCAACATCGGTATTGCATTATTATACTACCTTAAAGGCATATTACTCAAGCACGATGACAACAAAAGTGAAGCAAGCTCGTGCTTTCTTCGATCGTTATCTTTGTATTCTTATAACTGGACTTGTTGGGTTGAATTGTTAGACTGTCTTTCAAGATCAGATGAATCActtttgctgctgaagcaCATAGAAAGTAAACTGAAACTGCAATCAAATGATAACATAAGGTCACAAAGTTCAATCCAGGATAATGCTatgatgaaattcttcagGGTTGCCCTCTTCCAGGAGTTTAGTGGAAATGTTGATGTTTTCCTCGAGGAGCTACACTATCTGCATTCAATATTCCCTAATTTCACATATCTCAAGGCACAAAATGCTTTGATCAACTATAACTATATGGACTATGGGAACGCGGAGAGCCTGTTTGATCAAATTGTTAAGTCTGACCCATACCGACTAGATGACCTTGATACCTACTCCAATATACTGTACGTCATGCAAAAGCACTCGAAGCTCGCATATCTGGCACAATTCACATCTCACGTCGATAAATTTCGACCGGAGACGTGTTGCGCTATCGCAAATTACTATAGCGCTAGGCAGGAGCACGAAAAATCGATCATGTACTTTAGGAGGGCTCTGACTTTGAACAGAAATTGCACGAGCGCATGGACTCTGATGGGTCATGAGTTCGTTGAGCTGAGGAACTCTCACGCAGCGATTGAATGTTACCGCAGAGCCGTGGACATTAATCCGAAGGATTTCAAAGCATGGTATGGTTTGGGCCAGGCATACGAGGTTCTTGACATGTACCTTTATTCGTTGTACTACTTTCAAAAAGCATGCACACTCAAGCCACTAGATAGACGTATGTGGCAAGCTCTAGCATCGTGTTACTCGAAAGTCGGAAACAGGCAGGAAGCAATAAAGTGCTACGAAAGAGCACTACAACTTTCCCTCAACGTGGATCAAGATAGTGTCCTTTTCTATCGTTTGGCAGAGCTCTACGAACAGATTCATGACGTTGCGAACTGCAAAAAATTCATGGTACGCTGCGTAGATGTAGAGGAGGCTACTGAAGGACTGATAACTGACGAGACTGCCAAGGCGAGACTCTGGCTGGCAAAGTTCGAAGCCAAGCGAAAGAACTATGAGCAAGCATATAACTACGCTGTAGGAGTGTCCCACGGTACCTCTCAGGAGATTGAAGAGGCAAGATCGATAGCTAGAGAGTGTAGACAGAGGATTCAATAG